A region from the Beduinella massiliensis genome encodes:
- a CDS encoding serine O-acetyltransferase — protein MKSQVERSGGLHIAHNNCVIHVESAGKNLSIGPGVVIGKKKDERPVIGDNVTINGNSCVIGGVKVGDNSIIGAGSVVTKDVADNSIVVGNPAHLLRMRDEL, from the coding sequence TTGAAATCACAGGTGGAACGTTCGGGGGGGTTACATATAGCACATAATAATTGTGTAATTCATGTAGAAAGTGCAGGGAAAAATCTTTCGATTGGGCCAGGGGTTGTAATTGGGAAGAAAAAAGATGAGCGTCCTGTTATTGGAGATAATGTGACAATTAACGGTAACTCATGCGTTATCGGTGGTGTTAAAGTAGGAGATAATTCAATTATTGGAGCAGGATCAGTTGTGACAAAGGACGTTGCAGATAATAGTATTGTTGTTGGAAATCCAGCACATTTATTACGGATGAGGGATGAACTATGA
- a CDS encoding glycosyltransferase, translating to MKILFDLLCAQPIGNSKFHGGGEYIKSVFQYLAENCTNKAEIVVFYDYDRFIDDWIKEQIEFYKIRTYEVKKVQDVPILLGAESFDVFYSGLAYSYDSVHFPDNVRKIGTIHGLRTLEMPCDKYTSIYNDQGLIRYLKDGLKWKIVQKPDSPFEKKEKEKFERIINNFDSIVTVSNHTKYAIQSWLPGVKSEKIHVFYTPAKYVAKQRKDFAVNDKGKYILMLGGNRWIKNSTRCILALEQLFDAEKLRDYSVVLCGKIPKKVETIIHHKEKYHLLDYVKPEDLENLYENCDFFLYLSLNEGFGMPPLEAMQYGKTVITSPICSIPEVCGEAVYYANPYDLKEIQNRILWASETKKPEEKVVEHFNVVKNKQLLDLKGLCDFILGDNQ from the coding sequence ATGAAAATACTATTTGATTTGTTGTGTGCACAGCCAATCGGAAACAGCAAGTTTCATGGTGGCGGTGAGTATATAAAATCTGTTTTCCAGTATCTGGCGGAGAACTGCACAAATAAAGCCGAGATCGTTGTTTTTTATGATTATGATAGATTCATAGATGACTGGATAAAAGAACAAATAGAGTTCTATAAAATAAGAACGTATGAAGTAAAAAAAGTTCAGGATGTACCTATTTTGCTTGGAGCGGAAAGCTTCGATGTCTTTTATTCTGGATTGGCGTATTCATATGATAGCGTTCATTTTCCGGATAATGTAAGAAAAATTGGCACAATTCATGGTTTAAGAACATTAGAGATGCCTTGTGATAAGTATACGTCTATATATAATGATCAAGGGTTAATCCGCTATCTCAAAGATGGTTTGAAATGGAAAATAGTACAAAAGCCTGATAGTCCGTTTGAGAAAAAGGAAAAAGAAAAGTTTGAACGAATAATTAATAATTTCGATTCCATCGTAACGGTTTCAAATCATACTAAATATGCAATACAAAGTTGGCTGCCTGGTGTAAAATCGGAAAAGATTCATGTTTTTTATACCCCCGCAAAATATGTAGCCAAACAAAGAAAAGACTTTGCTGTAAATGATAAGGGTAAATATATTCTTATGCTGGGTGGAAACAGATGGATAAAGAATAGTACTAGGTGTATTCTGGCATTAGAACAATTATTTGATGCAGAGAAACTGAGGGACTATTCTGTTGTACTTTGTGGAAAGATTCCAAAGAAAGTAGAAACTATAATTCACCATAAAGAAAAGTACCATTTATTAGATTATGTAAAACCGGAAGATTTGGAAAACTTATACGAAAATTGTGATTTTTTCTTATACTTATCTCTGAATGAAGGGTTTGGTATGCCTCCGCTTGAAGCGATGCAGTATGGGAAAACTGTCATTACGTCTCCTATATGTTCAATACCAGAAGTGTGCGGAGAAGCAGTTTATTATGCGAATCCGTATGATTTGAAAGAAATTCAAAATAGGATTCTTTGGGCATCAGAAACAAAAAAGCCAGAAGAGAAAGTCGTAGAACATTTTAATGTTGTAAAAAACAAGCAACTCCTGGATTTAAAGGGATTGTGTGATTTTATTTTAGGAGATAATCAATGA
- a CDS encoding O-antigen ligase family protein: MRISINKTTIYKILMLIYAFMVYPPYILSLLPEWNSFYTNVGKMAFYFGVILLFIRLLNGRIPKIFLAILGFTGWLLLCDLLNGISGLPPALFEMVKILGVVCAISILYKNGKELVFFDSWSLYFDILVVTNLISLFACPNGIVYDKSIGWQPYFVIGNANRYVFTFIIDFYLNAIRTLKEKNKIGLKLYILCVVYIVSSIKGGLSTTALFISVLLFVALALNNEKIQYLAKKYIKYIVGIVITLVLCMVGGLWRTEFVQETLKEITGETLSFLERGYIWSNAVKLIGQSPIFGHGSVVSSYALGYGGAYRSSHNTFLQLMIYGGIPTILVFFYCIFKTIKTSIRGLRKDLSYISTICVLLIILCFAFEQYPFYIGIFIFMAVVFLEAHGGNIHENTI; this comes from the coding sequence ATGAGGATTAGCATTAATAAGACAACAATATATAAAATTCTAATGCTGATTTACGCATTTATGGTGTACCCACCATATATCCTTTCATTACTGCCAGAGTGGAATTCTTTCTATACTAATGTCGGCAAAATGGCTTTTTATTTTGGTGTGATATTACTATTTATTCGGCTTTTGAATGGCCGAATCCCGAAAATATTTCTTGCGATTTTGGGCTTCACAGGATGGTTGCTTTTATGCGATCTGCTTAATGGTATAAGTGGTTTGCCTCCGGCTTTATTTGAAATGGTTAAAATACTTGGAGTAGTATGTGCGATTTCTATATTATACAAGAATGGAAAAGAATTGGTTTTTTTTGATTCTTGGAGCTTATACTTTGATATTTTGGTTGTAACAAATTTAATTTCACTTTTTGCTTGTCCAAATGGCATAGTATATGATAAAAGTATAGGCTGGCAGCCGTATTTCGTTATAGGGAATGCAAACAGATACGTATTTACCTTTATCATAGATTTCTATCTTAACGCAATAAGAACACTTAAAGAGAAAAATAAGATAGGGCTTAAATTGTATATATTATGCGTGGTTTACATTGTATCGTCTATAAAGGGCGGGTTGAGTACAACAGCATTATTCATATCTGTTTTACTGTTTGTCGCGTTGGCATTGAATAATGAAAAAATTCAATATTTGGCAAAAAAATATATAAAATATATAGTTGGAATTGTTATTACTTTGGTGTTATGCATGGTTGGGGGTCTTTGGAGAACAGAATTTGTCCAAGAAACATTGAAAGAGATAACAGGAGAAACACTTAGCTTTTTGGAAAGGGGCTATATATGGTCAAATGCGGTTAAGCTAATAGGGCAATCGCCGATTTTTGGACACGGTTCAGTCGTCTCAAGTTATGCACTGGGATATGGGGGAGCATATAGAAGTTCTCACAATACGTTTTTGCAGTTGATGATTTATGGCGGAATTCCGACAATCTTAGTTTTCTTTTATTGCATTTTTAAGACCATTAAAACTTCAATCCGAGGTTTGAGAAAAGACTTGAGTTATATAAGTACAATATGCGTACTTTTGATTATATTATGTTTTGCATTTGAACAATACCCTTTCTATATTGGAATTTTTATCTTTATGGCAGTCGTTTTTCTTGAAGCACACGGAGGAAATATACATGAAAATACTATTTGA
- a CDS encoding glycosyltransferase, with translation MSRRVMFVGASLGGGGSERVMSIIVNAFYTQGDSVKIIRLFDDKIDYKIESGIESKYIGNDLENPIIKKVKLVKELRCEIKEYKPDTIISFLTTCNVISILAARGLKINMIVSERNDPNNNVKTRFAAKVRNAAYAQADCLVCQTPDAVKYFPVYIQKKSAVIPNPISESLPDPYQGKKDNRIVMVCRLNKQKNLPMALNAFEEFHKTHKSWTLDIYGEGNEKEKLLQIASKLESRDNIKFHGFTKNVIEEIKTAGIYLSTSDYEGISNSMLEALAMGIPCVVTDCPIGGARMVIDNGKNGVLIPVNNERACKTALRTMADDSEARMSIGRKGIEIRKKYDKVSIMKEWNAVVSRGENK, from the coding sequence ATGAGTAGAAGGGTTATGTTTGTCGGGGCTTCCCTTGGTGGTGGCGGTTCAGAACGGGTAATGTCAATTATTGTAAATGCTTTTTATACCCAGGGTGATTCCGTAAAAATTATTCGACTTTTTGATGATAAAATAGACTATAAAATAGAGAGTGGAATTGAATCGAAGTATATTGGAAATGACTTAGAAAATCCGATTATTAAAAAGGTAAAACTGGTCAAAGAATTGAGATGTGAGATAAAAGAATACAAACCGGACACGATTATTTCGTTTTTGACTACTTGCAATGTTATTTCGATATTAGCTGCAAGAGGTTTGAAAATAAACATGATTGTTTCGGAGAGAAATGACCCGAATAATAATGTCAAAACAAGATTTGCTGCAAAGGTAAGGAACGCTGCTTATGCTCAGGCAGATTGTCTTGTATGTCAAACGCCAGATGCTGTTAAGTATTTCCCGGTTTATATCCAGAAAAAATCTGCTGTAATTCCGAATCCAATTAGTGAATCTTTACCGGATCCTTATCAGGGAAAAAAGGATAATAGAATAGTTATGGTGTGTAGGTTGAATAAGCAGAAGAATTTACCGATGGCATTGAATGCGTTCGAAGAATTTCATAAAACACACAAAAGTTGGACCTTAGATATTTACGGCGAGGGTAATGAAAAGGAAAAACTACTTCAGATTGCTTCTAAGTTAGAATCTAGGGATAATATAAAGTTTCACGGATTCACAAAAAATGTTATAGAGGAAATAAAGACGGCGGGAATTTACCTGTCTACCAGTGATTATGAGGGCATCTCAAACTCAATGCTGGAGGCATTGGCTATGGGAATACCTTGTGTTGTGACAGACTGTCCCATAGGTGGCGCACGAATGGTTATTGATAATGGGAAGAATGGTGTTTTGATTCCCGTTAATAATGAGAGGGCCTGCAAAACTGCATTAAGAACTATGGCAGATGATAGTGAGGCTAGAATGTCCATTGGAAGAAAAGGAATTGAGATAAGAAAAAAGTATGATAAAGTAAGCATCATGAAAGAATGGAATGCAGTTGTTTCCAGAGGTGAAAATAAATGA
- a CDS encoding glycosyltransferase, producing the protein MKKILITFSELFYGGAEKQFRELVERIDKKEFEIVVVVSGAALCGKKSTGVDEFVERNSDIRFYFMKGMSIPKKITKKITVAISYRKQMKEILKKEKPNTVLVYSGVELSAAYLYKKYGAKVIFSERESGNRGKLKFIRYKFLFRGVDKIVCNSLVAKRFYKEHGIEAEYIPNGIEVNEMFDEQTINKHIVVPARIAKVKNQEVVIRAIALLNDCDVKVTFIGNQEDRDYLSYLKQLSVEKGIDRQVEFLPFTSNIKEIYREARIIVLPSKMEGFTNILLESFMFGRVCLVSDIEMNKDVANEGQRFFNPDNENQLSCLIQEVMNLDNEKLKNEIKSNYEYVNKKYTLDVMVNSYRRLFELF; encoded by the coding sequence ATGAAAAAGATATTGATTACGTTTTCGGAATTGTTCTATGGTGGAGCAGAAAAGCAGTTCAGAGAATTAGTAGAACGTATAGACAAAAAGGAATTTGAAATAGTTGTGGTCGTGTCCGGCGCAGCTTTGTGTGGAAAGAAATCTACAGGTGTAGATGAATTTGTAGAGAGAAATTCAGATATCCGTTTTTACTTTATGAAAGGAATGTCAATTCCGAAGAAAATTACAAAAAAAATAACGGTTGCCATATCTTATAGGAAACAGATGAAGGAAATCCTGAAAAAGGAAAAGCCAAATACCGTTTTAGTATATAGTGGTGTTGAACTAAGTGCGGCTTATTTATATAAAAAATATGGAGCAAAAGTCATATTTAGCGAACGTGAGTCTGGTAATCGCGGCAAGCTAAAATTCATAAGATATAAATTCCTTTTCAGAGGTGTCGATAAAATAGTGTGTAATTCGCTTGTTGCGAAAAGATTTTATAAAGAACATGGGATTGAAGCAGAGTACATTCCAAATGGTATTGAAGTGAATGAAATGTTTGATGAACAAACTATCAATAAACATATTGTTGTACCAGCAAGAATAGCAAAGGTCAAGAATCAGGAAGTTGTTATTAGGGCGATTGCCCTTCTGAATGATTGCGACGTTAAAGTTACTTTTATTGGCAATCAAGAGGATAGGGATTATTTGTCGTATTTAAAACAACTTTCAGTAGAAAAAGGTATAGACAGACAAGTGGAATTTTTGCCTTTCACAAGCAATATAAAAGAGATTTACAGAGAAGCAAGAATAATTGTTCTTCCATCTAAAATGGAAGGATTTACCAATATTCTTTTGGAAAGCTTTATGTTTGGCAGAGTTTGTCTTGTAAGCGATATTGAAATGAACAAAGATGTCGCAAATGAGGGGCAACGTTTTTTTAACCCCGATAATGAGAATCAGTTGAGTTGTTTGATCCAAGAAGTGATGAATTTAGACAATGAAAAATTAAAAAATGAAATCAAAAGTAATTATGAATATGTAAATAAAAAATATACACTTGATGTTATGGTAAATTCTTATAGACGCCTGTTTGAATTATTTTAA
- a CDS encoding glycosyltransferase family 1 protein — MRELVMHIGVDGNLLCGKKTGMGTVVFYVLKYWKADGNTRITLFSPEPLDKAYQKLLEENGISIKVCGKANYFKWEQIVLPRSVKKENIDILWCPYNTAPIKVSCSTVVTVHDLIYMTAKLGAAPSLYKKAGIIYRRCIVPIAVKKAKRIMTISQYAKNEICNRFPQERNKIDVVYNSTEINKDKLNQAEEKEFFNKMGIEENYLLGFGSCERRKNSLGLIKAYESLSDNLKNKYQLVLFGFRDYENSDDYRYIVEHKLHNIVILGYISEREKASLYSNCRMFVFPTFSEGFGIPILEAFSYNAPVITSNVTAIPEVAGDAAIFIDPNNISQITSAINELLTNSYQAEAMKAKGKAQLQKFDWKKSSKQIFDIIIGKGIK; from the coding sequence ATGAGGGAATTGGTTATGCACATTGGTGTAGATGGGAATTTGTTATGTGGAAAGAAAACAGGCATGGGAACTGTTGTGTTTTATGTTCTTAAATATTGGAAGGCTGATGGAAATACCAGAATAACGCTATTCTCTCCGGAGCCTTTAGATAAAGCATACCAGAAACTGTTAGAGGAAAATGGAATCTCAATTAAAGTCTGCGGAAAAGCAAATTATTTTAAATGGGAACAGATTGTGCTGCCAAGAAGTGTCAAAAAGGAGAATATTGATATATTGTGGTGCCCATATAACACAGCACCGATCAAAGTTTCCTGTTCTACTGTTGTTACGGTTCATGATTTGATTTATATGACAGCGAAATTGGGAGCAGCTCCTTCACTGTATAAGAAAGCTGGAATCATCTATAGAAGATGTATAGTTCCAATTGCAGTGAAAAAAGCAAAAAGAATTATGACAATATCTCAATATGCGAAAAATGAAATATGCAATCGGTTCCCACAAGAGAGAAATAAGATTGATGTCGTTTACAATAGCACGGAGATCAATAAGGATAAGCTCAATCAGGCGGAAGAAAAAGAATTTTTTAATAAGATGGGTATAGAAGAAAATTATCTCTTAGGGTTTGGTTCTTGTGAAAGAAGGAAAAATTCATTAGGGCTTATTAAGGCATATGAGAGTTTGTCTGATAATTTAAAAAATAAATACCAGCTTGTTCTTTTTGGATTTAGAGATTATGAAAATTCTGATGATTATAGATATATCGTGGAGCATAAACTACATAATATAGTTATTTTAGGGTATATATCTGAAAGAGAAAAGGCTTCACTTTATAGCAATTGTAGAATGTTCGTTTTTCCTACTTTTTCAGAAGGGTTTGGTATTCCTATACTTGAAGCTTTTTCATATAATGCACCAGTTATAACTTCTAATGTAACAGCAATTCCTGAAGTTGCAGGGGATGCTGCTATTTTCATAGACCCAAACAATATATCTCAGATCACTTCTGCCATTAATGAATTGCTTACTAATTCATATCAAGCGGAAGCAATGAAAGCAAAAGGAAAAGCACAGTTACAGAAATTTGACTGGAAAAAATCCTCAAAGCAGATTTTTGATATTATAATTGGGAAAGGCATAAAATGA
- a CDS encoding class I mannose-6-phosphate isomerase: MWYVIDAEEGAELIYGFQHKVTPEILRDAVAKGTLDKHLQKIEVHKGDVFYVPAGTVHGIGAGILIAEIQESSNVTYRVYDYDRIDKNGKKRELHFDKAVQVMDMGAAPDIKQKARMVKYYAGCSRELLCRCKYFEAERIQVTKGFSFFVREESFQILMCLDGYGQVETMNAELKPVRFSKGETVFIPAGIGRCMVIGEADLIKVRC, translated from the coding sequence ATGTGGTATGTCATCGATGCAGAGGAAGGTGCAGAACTTATCTACGGATTCCAGCACAAGGTTACACCTGAGATATTGAGAGATGCTGTTGCAAAAGGAACACTAGACAAGCACCTGCAGAAAATAGAAGTCCACAAGGGCGATGTATTCTACGTCCCTGCAGGAACGGTACATGGCATAGGAGCAGGGATATTGATTGCAGAGATCCAGGAAAGCTCTAACGTGACCTATCGTGTTTATGATTACGACAGGATTGATAAAAACGGTAAGAAGCGGGAACTGCATTTTGACAAGGCCGTCCAGGTCATGGATATGGGAGCTGCACCAGATATAAAGCAAAAGGCCAGGATGGTGAAGTATTATGCTGGATGTTCAAGAGAGTTACTGTGCCGCTGCAAATATTTTGAAGCTGAACGCATCCAGGTAACGAAAGGATTTTCATTTTTTGTGAGGGAAGAATCATTCCAGATACTGATGTGTTTGGACGGATATGGACAGGTGGAGACGATGAATGCGGAGTTGAAACCAGTAAGATTCAGCAAAGGCGAGACGGTGTTTATCCCAGCCGGAATCGGGAGATGCATGGTGATTGGGGAAGCGGATCTGATTAAAGTGAGATGTTAA
- a CDS encoding type I phosphomannose isomerase catalytic subunit has product MEILKLLPAGKDYLWGGTRLRDEYGKKIDLTPLAETWECSVHPDGPSTVENGEFKGRNLAEVLEEHPEYLGSKVQDGKSPVLVKFIDAK; this is encoded by the coding sequence ATGGAAATATTGAAATTACTGCCTGCTGGAAAGGATTATTTGTGGGGTGGCACAAGGCTGCGGGATGAATATGGAAAGAAAATCGACCTGACTCCTCTGGCGGAGACGTGGGAATGTTCTGTTCATCCTGACGGGCCAAGTACCGTAGAAAATGGTGAATTTAAAGGAAGAAATCTGGCAGAGGTGTTGGAGGAACATCCAGAATATCTTGGGAGCAAGGTTCAGGACGGGAAATCGCCTGTGCTGGTGAAATTTATTGATGCGAAATAG
- a CDS encoding sugar phosphate nucleotidyltransferase: MNIILLSGGSGKRLWPLSNDVRSKQFIKLFKNGDEYESMVQRVYRQITTVDDDAKITIATSKSQASAIKNQLGEKASICVEPCRRDTFPAIALAAAYLHDELSVGTDEVVVVCPVDPYVDNTYYEAVKTLQELAEQGNANLTLMGIEPTYPSEKYGYIIPERGENVSKVKEFKEKPDTETAKKYLAQSALWNAGIFAFKLGYLLDKAHSMIDFEDYRDLFNKYDTLTKISFDYAVVEKEPSIQVLRYSGDWKDVGTWNMMAEVMADKTKGKAILDETCENTNVVNELNIPILCMGCKDLIVAASGDGILISDKERSGYMKPYVEKIETEAMYAEKSWGTYTVMDVQPGSMAVKVSMKAGERMTYHMHNYREEVWTVVSGKGRAVVDGIEQMLRTGDVITIAAGCKHMVEAITALDIVEVQIGDEISVADKIKFELK, translated from the coding sequence ATGAATATTATTTTACTTTCTGGCGGAAGCGGGAAGCGTCTCTGGCCTCTTTCCAACGATGTCCGCAGCAAACAGTTTATCAAGTTGTTTAAAAACGGTGATGAGTACGAATCTATGGTACAGAGGGTCTATCGTCAAATCACTACAGTAGATGACGATGCCAAAATTACCATTGCAACCAGCAAATCACAGGCCAGCGCCATCAAGAACCAGCTCGGTGAAAAAGCATCCATCTGCGTGGAGCCGTGCCGCCGTGATACGTTCCCAGCAATCGCTCTGGCAGCAGCTTATCTCCACGATGAACTTAGTGTTGGAACGGATGAGGTGGTTGTGGTTTGCCCGGTCGATCCGTATGTGGATAACACATATTACGAAGCGGTCAAGACTTTACAGGAGCTAGCAGAACAGGGCAATGCAAATTTGACCCTGATGGGAATCGAGCCGACGTATCCGAGCGAGAAGTACGGTTATATTATCCCGGAGAGAGGAGAGAATGTCAGCAAGGTCAAGGAATTCAAGGAAAAGCCTGACACTGAAACCGCTAAGAAATATCTTGCCCAGAGTGCTCTTTGGAATGCCGGCATTTTTGCTTTTAAGTTGGGCTATCTGCTGGACAAAGCCCACAGCATGATTGATTTTGAGGATTACCGTGATCTTTTCAATAAATATGACACACTGACGAAAATCAGCTTTGACTACGCGGTGGTTGAGAAAGAGCCGAGCATTCAGGTGTTGCGCTATAGTGGCGACTGGAAGGATGTCGGCACTTGGAATATGATGGCCGAGGTTATGGCTGACAAGACCAAAGGCAAGGCAATCCTCGATGAAACCTGTGAGAACACCAATGTGGTGAATGAACTGAATATCCCGATCCTCTGCATGGGCTGCAAAGACCTTATCGTCGCCGCAAGCGGCGATGGCATTTTAATTTCTGATAAGGAACGTAGTGGATACATGAAACCGTATGTGGAAAAAATCGAAACAGAGGCAATGTATGCAGAGAAGTCATGGGGGACATATACGGTCATGGATGTGCAGCCGGGGTCTATGGCGGTCAAAGTGTCTATGAAAGCCGGGGAGAGAATGACCTACCATATGCACAATTACCGCGAGGAAGTCTGGACTGTTGTTTCCGGTAAAGGCAGGGCTGTTGTGGACGGCATAGAACAGATGCTCCGCACCGGCGATGTGATCACTATTGCAGCGGGCTGCAAGCACATGGTGGAAGCCATTACCGCTTTGGACATTGTAGAGGTTCAGATAGGTGATGAAATCAGCGTTGCAGACAAAATAAAATTTGAATTGAAATGA
- a CDS encoding phospho-sugar mutase, producing the protein MNYKGRYELWLNDKFFDEATRKELANLTDEKEIEDRFYRDLEFGTGGLRGVMGAGTNRMNKYTVGKATSGLGKYLLDTYGADACKERGVVIGYDTRNNSEFFSRTAANVLSGMGIRVYLHAHARPTPQLNFSVKFWNALAGVVVTASHNPKEYNGYKVYDEFGCQLVPWQAKQVISYVDAITDYHTINFKGNDSLVSMADVTDNFVMAVMKQSRYGNSADKANLMIVYTPLHGTGHVPVQKALRLDGFTQVEAVAEQVVPDGNFPTVVSPNPEDRRALELGIAQAKRTDADIVLGTDPDSDRVGIAIKTADGYQLMTGNQVGALLMNFILNHTDVSKYSHPAVVKTVVTSELGADIARKHGITVFSTLTGFKFIGEKITQFEQAKINGNRKQDYDFLFGYEESYGYLAGTHARDKDAVVSSLLICEMAAEAKANDKTLLDEMNDIYAEYGYYRDALDSFTLKGKDDLGKIASMMMELRISGSPFEGTKSVTDFSSPVVTEEGFGTLPTSNVLKYVLEDGSCGSSVRHRAEDQNLLQHQGYR; encoded by the coding sequence ATGAATTATAAAGGAAGATATGAATTATGGTTAAATGACAAGTTTTTCGACGAAGCAACCAGAAAGGAACTTGCTAATTTAACTGATGAAAAAGAAATTGAAGATCGATTTTATCGCGACTTGGAATTTGGCACAGGTGGCTTGCGCGGCGTTATGGGTGCTGGAACCAACCGCATGAATAAGTACACCGTTGGTAAGGCGACATCTGGTCTTGGTAAATACTTGCTGGACACTTATGGCGCAGATGCTTGCAAGGAACGCGGCGTGGTAATTGGTTACGACACCCGTAATAATAGTGAATTTTTCTCCCGTACTGCTGCAAATGTGCTGAGCGGTATGGGTATCCGTGTTTATCTCCATGCTCACGCTAGACCGACACCGCAGCTCAATTTCTCTGTGAAATTCTGGAATGCACTGGCTGGCGTGGTCGTAACTGCAAGTCATAATCCGAAAGAGTACAACGGTTACAAAGTATATGACGAGTTCGGATGCCAGCTTGTTCCCTGGCAGGCGAAACAAGTCATAAGCTATGTTGATGCCATAACAGATTATCATACCATTAACTTCAAAGGAAATGATTCACTGGTATCTATGGCTGATGTAACTGATAACTTCGTCATGGCTGTTATGAAGCAGAGCCGGTATGGAAATTCTGCTGATAAAGCAAATTTGATGATTGTTTACACACCGTTACATGGCACAGGACACGTTCCGGTTCAGAAAGCACTGCGTCTGGATGGATTCACACAGGTTGAAGCTGTAGCAGAACAGGTGGTTCCTGATGGAAACTTCCCGACGGTCGTTTCTCCAAATCCGGAAGATCGCCGTGCGCTGGAACTGGGCATTGCACAGGCAAAACGCACGGATGCAGACATTGTTCTTGGAACTGATCCAGACAGTGACCGTGTGGGTATTGCAATTAAAACTGCTGATGGATATCAGTTGATGACTGGAAATCAGGTTGGAGCACTTCTGATGAATTTTATCCTGAACCACACGGATGTGAGCAAGTATTCCCATCCCGCTGTAGTTAAGACTGTTGTGACTTCCGAACTTGGTGCAGATATTGCCCGTAAGCACGGTATTACAGTGTTCTCTACATTAACTGGTTTCAAATTTATCGGCGAGAAGATTACACAGTTTGAGCAGGCAAAGATCAATGGAAACAGGAAGCAGGACTACGATTTCCTGTTTGGTTATGAGGAATCTTATGGCTATCTTGCAGGAACACACGCCCGTGATAAGGATGCGGTTGTTTCCAGTTTGCTAATCTGCGAGATGGCTGCGGAAGCAAAGGCAAATGATAAGACGCTGTTGGATGAGATGAATGACATTTATGCAGAATACGGCTATTACCGTGACGCACTGGATAGCTTTACCTTGAAAGGTAAGGATGACCTGGGAAAAATCGCTTCTATGATGATGGAACTTCGTATTTCCGGCTCCCCATTTGAGGGGACAAAATCTGTGACAGATTTCAGTAGTCCGGTTGTAACGGAAGAAGGATTTGGAACGTTGCCGACTTCAAATGTCCTGAAATATGTTCTGGAAGATGGTTCCTGCGGTTCGTCCGTCCGGCACAGAGCCGAAGATCAAAATTTATTACAGCATCAAGGGTACAGATAA